Proteins from a genomic interval of Zingiber officinale cultivar Zhangliang chromosome 2A, Zo_v1.1, whole genome shotgun sequence:
- the LOC122042636 gene encoding ABC transporter G family member 45-like: MEESQGFSITCEEHEELVTRLKDWRRRSGIKAPKIEVRFEHLSVETEVHASGRVLPTLPNVIINTAQELLGWLKVYDTKRRHVKVLSDLKGIVKPSRMTLVLGSPGSGKSTFLRALSGKLDPSLKVTGKVTYNGQKMNHYISQRMCAYVSQLDAHQAEMTVKETLEFSKKLLNAGDEKEMLKMSTGETQASIKKETNTYATETEFSKDEGDFVVNYILKVLGLDECANIIIGDQMRRGISGGQKKRVTIGEMLVGLAQCFFMDDISTGLDSSTTFRILKFLQQLTHGLDFTMVISLLQPTQETFDLFDDIILLCEGKIAYQGPREHVLKYFEWMGFKCPDRKNVADFLQEIISKMDQSQYWTGSKSTYQYISVQKFSECFRSSSFGQQLQEDLQKPFNIDEGDQIIKLNQMYSVPKWEIFKASFSREKLLMKRNSPFHIFKAIQIILLAFITMTIFLRTTMKHQTVMDGYHYLGAIFGGVVMVKFNGMTELQIIIRRLPIYYKQREVLFLPGWAFLLPITILSLPASFVEAGLWTSLTYYVIGFAPSAIRFLQQFLALFCVHQMSMSLFRFIAVIGRTQLMANTLGTATLVAVYILGGFVISKDAIQSWLVWGYWLSPLTYGQNAVAINEFLDQRWSTKIDNGGSNEDTVGKTILRQRGMLTEWHWYWYSVAILLAFALVFNILSIVALEYLRAPLRSRSNIRMAPTDFKKVNADDAQELTAEATHQRRMSLPFQPLTVAFKNINYYVDMPKQLKQAGVKQDKLQLLRQVSGVFRPGVLTALMGVTGAGKTTLLDVLAGRKTAGYIEGSIKISGYPKKQETFARISGYCEQSDTHSPCLTVLESLWYSARLRLPSDIDTYTRSLFIDEVMELVELKELKNAMVGLPGVNGLAAEERKRLTIAVELVSSPSIIFMDEPTTGLDARAAAIVMRTVRKAADTGRTIVCTIHQPSIEIFEAFDELLLMKRGGQLIYSGPLGNLSKNMRQYFEAIPGVPMIIDGQNPATWMLNVTSPAMEYKLGIDFGTIYRNSSLHKDNINLVDELSERQTNTEDLHFKSKYTQSFSSQCISCLWKQHRSYWKNPEHNVVRFIITFSVSLLFGLVFFKIGSRRDTQQDIFNILGAMYGSALFIGFANASVVQPIVERERIVFYREKAAGMYSSLPYAIAQVAIEIPYVVSQALIFSAIVYPMIGFPFTVANFSWFILFLVLSFIYFVLFGMMTISLTPNQEIAALLSFFLFVTWNIFSGFFIPQKMIPIWWRWYYWANPAAWTVYGLMVTQLGDGDDSLEIMGGIKMMVKEFLKQYFGVQESYLPLIVSLHFAIIVLFMFVFGFSIKYLNFQRR, translated from the exons ATGGAAGAATCACAAGGCTTTTCGATTACCTGTGAGGAGCATGAAGAGCTCGTAACCAGGTTGAAGGATTGGAGAAGAAG GTCGGGGATCAAAGCTCCAAAGATTGAAGTCAGGTTCGAGCATTTGTCAGTGGAGACCGAGGTCCATGCTTCGGGGAGAGTTCTTCCCACCCTTCCGAATGTCATCATCAACACTGCTCAG GAACTTCTGGGATGGCTAAAAGTGTATGATACAAAAAGGAGGCATGTCAAAGTGCTGAGTGATTTGAAAGGAATTGTAAAGCCATCTAG gATGACACTTGTGTTAGGATCTCCAGGTTCGGGAAAGTCAACGTTTTTGAGAGCACTTTCTGGGAAACTAGATCCTAGTTTAAAA GTCACAGGGAAAGTCACATACAATGGGCAAAAGATGAACCACTACATCTCACAAAGGATGTGTGCATATGTTAGCCAACTTGACGCCCATCAAGCTGAGATGACAGTGAAGGAGACCCTGGAGTTCTCTAAGAAGCTGTTAAATGCCGGAGATGAAAAAG AGATGCTTAAAATGAGCACAGGAGAGACACAAGCAAGCATCAAAAAAGAGACAAATACCTATGCCACG GAAACTGAGTTTTCAAAAGATGAAGGGGATTTCGTAGTCAACTACATTCTGAAG GTACTTGGCTTGGATGAGTGTGCAAACATAATAATAGGTGATCAGATGAGAAGGGGAATATCCGGAGGACAAAAGAAAAGAGTCACTATTG GTGAAATGCTAGTAGGACTAGCACAATGTTTTTTCATGGATGACATTTCCACAGGGCTTGATAGCTCCACTACCTTTCGTATTCTCAAGTTTCTGCAGCAGCTTACACATGGTTTGGATTTCACCATGGTTATATCTTTGCTTCAGCCTACTCAAGAGACATTTGATCTATTTGATGACATAATCCTTTTATGTGAGGGAAAAATTGCTTACCAAGGACCAAGAGAACATGTCCTTAAATATTTTGAATGGATGGGCTTCAAATGTCCTGACAGAAAGAACGTTGCAGACTTCCTGCAAGAG ATAATATCAAAGATGGATCAATCACAATACTGGACAGGTAGCAAAAGTACTTATCAGTACATATCCGTACAAAAATTTTCAGAATGCTTCAGATCTTCCAGCTTTGGCCAGCAACTCCAAGAAGACTTGCAAAAGCCATTTAACATTGACGAGGGTGATCAAATTATCAAACTAAACCAGATGTATAGCGTCCCAAAGTGGGAGATATTCAAGGCCAGCTTCTCAAGGGAAAAGCTACTAATGAAAAGAAATTCTCCATTTCACATATTCAAGGCCATACAAATCATCTTGCTGGCATTTATCACTATGACAATTTTCCTCCGAACAACAATGAAACATCAGACAGTAATGGATGGTTATCATTATCTCGGAGCAATATTTGGTGGAGTGGTGATGGTAAAATTCAATGGTATGACAGAATTGCAAATTATCATCAGAAGACTTCCTATCTATTACAAGCAGAGGGAAGTACTATTTCTGCCAGGATGGGCTTTCCTTTTACCTATTACAATCCTCAGCCTCCCAGCCTCATTTGTTGAAGCAGGTCTATGGACAAGTCTGACATACTATGTAATTGGCTTTGCACCATCAGCAATTAG ATTCTTGCAACAGTTCttggcattattttgtgtgcatcaGATGTCGATGTCACTTTTCCGCTTTATAGCGGTTATCGGAAGAACACAGCTGATGGCTAACACACTAGGGACAGCCACTTTAGTGGCTGTCTACATTCTAGGAGGTTTTGTCATATCCAAAG ATGCTATTCAATCATGGTTGGTCTGGGGCTATTGGTTATCACCTTTGACATATGGTCAGAATGCTGTAGCAATCAATGAATTTCTTGATCAAAGATGGAGTACG AAAATTGACAATGGAGGAAGCAACGAGGATACAGTTGGAAAGACCATTCTGAGACAAAGAGGGATGTTAACAGAGTGGCACTGGTACTGGTACTCTGTAGCGATATTGCTTGCATTTGCTCTGGTTTTCAACATTCTCAGCATTGTTGCACTTGAATACCTACGAG CTCCATTGAGAAGTCGATCCAACATACGTATGGCGCCTACAGATTTCAAGAAGGTTAATGCAGATGACGCCCAAGAATTAACAGCTGAAGCAACACACCAGAGAAGGATGTCTCTACCATTTCAACCTCTGACCGTAGCattcaaaaatattaattattatgtaGACATGCCTAAG CAACTGAAGCAAGCTGGAGTGAAGCAGGATAAGCTTCAGTTGCTACGGCAAGTCTCTGGAGTCTTCAGGCCTGGAGTACTAACTGCACTAATGGGAGTGACAGGTGCTGGAAAGACTACATTACTAGATGTTTTAGCAGGAAGAAAAACAGCAGGGTACATTGAAGGAAGCATCAAGATATCAGGATATCCTAAAAAGCAGGAAACATTTGCCAGGATTTCAGGATATTGTGAACAATCAGATACTCACTCTCCTTGTCTAACCGTTCTAGAATCTTTATGGTACTCAGCACGGCTTCGTCTTCCATCAGACATAGACACATACACAAGAAGT CTATTCATAGATGAAGTTATGGAACTGGTTGAGCTAAAGGAACTGAAGAATGCAATGGTAGGTTTACCAGGAGTAAATGGCCTTGCCGCAGAAGAGCGCAAACGTCTAACAATTGCAGTGGAGTTAGTTTCAAGCCCTTCTATCATATTCATGGATGAACCCACAACAGGTTTAGATGCTAGAGCTGCAGCAATTGTCATGAGAACAGTTAGAAAGGCAGCTGACACTGGGCGAACAATTGTCTGCACAATCCATCAACCAAGCATTGAGATATTTGAAGCTTTTGATGAG TTACTTCTAATGAAAAGAGGAGGGCAGCTTATATACAGTGGACCTTTGGGAAATTTATCGAAGAACATGAGACAATACTTTGAA gctattccaGGAGTACCCATGATTATAGATGGTCAAAATCCTGCAACATGGATGTTAAATGTCACTTCTCCTGCCATGGAGTATAAGCTTGGCATAGATTTTGGAACTATATATCGCAATTCATCACTTCACAA AGACAACATTAACCTGGTTGATGAGTTGAGTGAAAGACAGACTAACACAGAAGACCTTCACTTCAAATCCAAATATACACAAAGTTTTTCATCTCAGTGTATATCCTGCCTGTGGAAACAACATAGATCTTACTGGAAGAATCCAGAGCATAATGTAGTTCGTTTCATCATCACATTCTCAGTATCACTTCTATTTGGTTTAGTATTCTTTAAAATTGGCTCTAGAAG AGACACACAGCAAGATATTTTCAACATTCTAGGAGCAATGTATGGTTCAGCACTGTTTATTGGGTTCGCAAATGCTAGTGTAGTACAGCCTATTGTGGAAAGGGAGAGGATTGTATTTTACCGTGAAAAGGCAGCTGGGATGTATTCTTCTTTGCCATATGCCATAGCTCAG GTGGCCATTGAGATTCCTTACGTTGTGAGCCAAGCTTTAATTTTCTCAGCCATTGTTTATCCAATGATTGGATTCCCATTTACAGTGGCAAACTTCTCCTGGTTCATTCTGTTCTTGGTCTTGAGTTTTATCTATTTTGTTCTCTTTGGAATGATGACAATCTCACTAACACCAAACCAAGAAATAGCAGCGCTTCTCTCTTTTTTCCTCTTTGTTACGTGGAATATCTTCTCCGGATTCTTCATTCCTCAAAAG ATGATACCAATTTGGTGGAGATGGTATTATTGGGCTAATCCTGCTGCATGGACTGTTTATGGTCTAATGGTTACACAGCTAGGTGACGGTGATGATAGTTTGGAAATTATGGGCGGGATCAAGATGATGGTGAAGGAGTTTCTCAAGCAATATTTTGGGGTACAAGAGAGCTATCTTCCACTCATTGTGTCCCTACACTTTGCAATAATTGTGTTATTTATGTTTGTATTTGGGTTCAGCATCAAGTATCTGAATTTTCAGAGAAGATAG
- the LOC122042637 gene encoding myricetin 3-O-rhamnosyltransferase UGT77B2-like — translation MNSATMPSPHVAFIAFPFASHPLSIFQIARTVAAAAPSAVVSFLATQRALSSLPPADDTPNLRYVPVADGLPTDASSPPTKDILHQIALFVSSTPGNLKQGISAAVEANGGVPVSCISGDSFMWMSADVAAEMGVPWIPLYTASSAAFLAHLHTDLLRQKFGVDGAVGREEELLDFIPGLEGHRVRDLPEGIIAGGIDSPVSDLCYRMGQRTPKSTAVVFNTFDGLDSAIDNSLASALTRYLPIPFHFSSSSPAADPNGCLPWLDRQAPTSVVYVSFGSIITPPLAELAELAEGLEASGVPFIWSLKEALWECLPPGFLARAAAAGQGMVAGWAPQQAVLGHAAVGGFVMHTGWNSVIEAIAAGVPMICRPIFADNFMALRSMTLEWGNGMGFEGGVMTKEGVVQALDALMRGEKGRQLKARAKELKDAAMAAAAPGGSSHNNFETMLQLMLGSKK, via the coding sequence ATGAACTCCGCCACTATGCCGTCGCCGCACGTTGCTTTCATCGCCTTCCCGTTCGCCTCCCACCCGCTCTCGATCTTCCAAATTGCCCGAACCGTCGCCGCCGCCGCCCCCTCCGCCGTCGTCTCCTTCCTGGCCACGCAACgcgccctctcctctcttcccccAGCTGACGACACCCCCAACCTCCGGTACGTCCCAGTCGCTGATGGCCTTCCTACGGACGCCTCCTCCCCTCCAACCAAGGACATCCTCCACCAGATTGCGCTATTCGTCTCGTCGACCCCCGGTAACCTAAAGCAGGGCATCTCCGCTGCGGTTGAGGCCAACGGCGGCGTGCCGGTGAGCTGTATTTCCGGCGACTCGTTCATGTGGATGTCAGCCGATGTGGCGGCGGAGATGGGCGTGCCGTGGATCCCGCTGTATACGGCGAGCTCCGCTGCTTTCCTCGCTCATCTCCACACCGATCTGCTCCGCCAGAAGTTCGGCGTCGACGGCGCGGTCGGCCGTGAGGAGGAGCTTCTAGACTTCATTCCCGGCCTCGAAGGGCACCGGGTCCGAGACCTCCCCGAGGGAATAATCGCTGGTGGCATCGATTCCCCCGTCTCCGATCTCTGCTACCGCATGGGTCAACGGACCCCCAAATCCACCGCCGTCGTTTTCAACACCTTCGATGGCCTCGACTCCGCGATCGATAACAGTTTAGCCTCCGCCTTAACCAGATACCTTCCGATCCCCTTTCACTTCTCGTCCTCCTCGCCGGCGGCGGACCCCAACGGCTGCCTCCCCTGGCTCGACCGCCAGGCCCCTACCTCGGTAGTCTACGTGAGCTTCGGCTCCATCATAACCCCGCCGTTGGCAGAGCTCGCCGAGCTAGCGGAAGGCCTCGAAGCCAGCGGTGTGCCGTTCATATGGTCTCTCAAGGAGGCGTTGTGGGAATGCCTGCCGCCGGGGTTCCTGGCGCGTGCGGCGGCGGCGGGGCAGGGGATGGTGGCGGGGTGGGCGCCGCAGCAGGCAGTGCTGGGCCACGCCGCGGTGGGTGGGTTCGTGATGCACACCGGGTGGAACTCGGTGATCGAGGCGATCGCCGCCGGCGTGCCAATGATATGCCGTCCGATCTTCGCCGACAATTTCATGGCCTTGCGGTCGATGACTTTGGAGTGGGGGAACGGGATGGGGTTCGAGGGGGGAGTGATGACGAAGGAGGGGGTGGTGCAGGCTCTGGATGCGCTGATGAGAGGGGAGAAAGGGAGGCAACTGAAGGCGCGAGCGAAGGAGCTCAAGGACGCCGCCATGGCGGCGGCGGCGCCCGGTGGTAGCTCCCACAATAATTTCGAGACCATGCTCCAGTTGATGCTCGGAAGTAAAAAATAA